One genomic segment of Verrucomicrobiota bacterium includes these proteins:
- a CDS encoding LysM peptidoglycan-binding domain-containing protein, which produces MKHLKVALFAITLSSFIAGCSSSGDKDTATYHSTGTAGAADQSLPADASTAPVQQQQVAEIYSGDKKSGQETTTTTTTTTTQEAPADTGNYKTIDYTVTEGDSLWKIARKNNTNVTRIKEANGFTSDNIRPGQTIKVPVPQ; this is translated from the coding sequence ATGAAACATTTAAAAGTTGCTTTATTCGCGATTACCCTTTCCTCGTTCATTGCTGGTTGCTCCAGTTCCGGAGACAAGGACACAGCGACTTACCACAGCACTGGGACAGCCGGGGCGGCTGACCAATCCCTTCCTGCCGATGCCTCCACCGCACCTGTACAACAACAGCAAGTCGCTGAAATATACTCTGGAGACAAAAAAAGCGGCCAAGAAACCACTACAACGACTACAACGACTACCACACAGGAAGCCCCTGCTGACACCGGAAATTACAAGACGATCGATTACACCGTCACAGAAGGTGACTCCCTCTGGAAAATCGCCCGTAAGAACAATACGAATGTGACACGGATCAAAGAAGCCAATGGCTTCACCTCTGACAATATCCGTCCCGGACAGACAATCAAAGTCCCTGTCCCCCAATAA